The region tgcctctgcctcctgagtgctgagctcaaaggcgtgtgccaccatacctggccctAGTTAATGAGGCTGGAGGAGCTGTGAGAACTGTctaaaaatctcttttaaagaACCTGTTTCTGTCTTTTGTGGTCACTGCAGATTGCTGGATCCAACAAGTGGAAAGAGTGATCAGACTCAGGCAGGATTGTGAAGTGGCGTGGTTCAGGCATGGGCTGAAATGTGAGTGATCCAGGCCTGACTTCATGCTAAGTGCCATGTCTCATGACTGTGTGTGGGCAGAGGGTGCACAATACAGATGGGAAGAAGAGAGCAGAACTGTTCACTTCCAGCCAAAGAGCTCAGTTCACTGTGTCTACCCAATTCCTTGAAAACGCAATAGGTGAAAATTCAGAAAGTAGCATCCAGTCACCCCAGGCTCAAAGCAGGGTCTATGCACCGTGGGGTGGAGACAGAAGCTGAGCTGACAGCATATGGCAGCGTCAGAGGCCTCGGAACTCGCAGGGCATCCCCTGCAACCCCGTCTTtgaacagaagaggaagaaaccagtgccagagacaggcagaggccGTGCAAACCAGCTAGTTTTTTCTCCACCAAGGGAGCCAGGCAGGGCTAGTGATGAATGTACGTGGCAAACAATCCAATTTAGAGAtaatggagagggggaaggaaccAGAGGGAGCAGGAGAGCGAGTGTTCTGGTGGAAGACATTTCAATCCCACTTATtaaaagagggaaggggagggaggaggggcaggcaTGGCAGGTAAATCAGAGCCAGGCACATTGATGCACATCTTTCACACCAGTCCTTGGGAGAcaaaggctggtggatctctgtgagtttgaggctagcctggtctacctaccaagttctgggtcagccagatcttgtctcaaaataaataaataaataaataaataaataaataaataaataaaataaataaaccaaacagcaaaccacagaactagGCATGGAAGCTTATGATTATAGATAGTCCtagcattcagaaggctgaggtaggaggatcatcataagttcaaggccaggctcagCTACAGATCCtatcaaatgaatgaataaacaaacaaacaaacaaataaataaatagacaagacagatgggcagacagatggatagaaCCCCCCAACCGATCTGGGCCACAGGGCagtgtgttttctctctcctcaACACGATCTGGGACAGACTCAGACGTAGGAAAGAAGTAAGGGGAAAGAAGTGCCCTCTTTTCCTAGGTGTCATATGGCTGACACCTAACAGATCCAGTCACACAGCAGGCTCAGTAGCACAGGGACACAGTCTCCCTTTCCATCCACACACAGCAGCTGAGCAGTTCCACTTCGCTTCCAGGCCTGactcagggaggagagagggagcccCAACTTGCGGCAGCAACAGCGCAGAAGAAAGAAGCCAGACAGATTTGAGACAGAGTGTATTGAGAACAGGAGGCAGGACCAGAGTTGAGCCCTCGGCAGGAGCTACAGGACAGACGGAGGATGGGCTCCTCCACTGCCAACCTTCCCGCCCCGGGTGCAAAAGGGCAGGGTCTACTAGAGACTGATTGTTCAGGGAAGACATGGCCTGAAGTTTCCCCATGTACCCCCCTCTTCTGTGTGGATGAGCTCACTGACAAGGCACCCCTGTTCCCATGGAGACAAGCCTAAGGCTCAAACTGCGCACTCAGCCGAGTACAGGCAACGCCTCCACCACCCCTGCCCCTCTGGGATCCCAGAAATAGGGATGGGAAAGAGGAAGTGGGTGGTCCTAGCCCTAAGTCTTGGGAAGATTCCATCTAAATGTGTCTGTCTTCTTATATCTGTATTCTCACACACCCTCCAAAGGATAGTTCtaggggtgggagggggtggctGTACCACGTcgaagggaggcagggagtgggAGATCTTGGGCTACTTGACTCCACACCCTCTGTATAAACAGGGAAACCGAGACTGAGACCCGAGGTGCCCGTTCAGTCTGTTAGTCCAGATCTAAGTCCAAGGCTTTTCTGTGCCTCTCCTGAGCTACTGTGCCACGTTCTTCCCACTGTCACCAACTGAGCCCACGCTTAAGCTGACCCAGCCGAGGCTTCTGACTGTAGCCCGCTGCAACCCCACCTCCTCAGGCCGCTCTAACTCACTGTCCCTCCACAGCGGCTCCTCCACTTTCTCTCTACATGACAGTGTGCTTGCTTCTGGGGCCTTTATCCCACTGTGCCAGCCTGGTCTCTCAATCTCCAGGGAGTATTGAAACCCTGTGAACAAGGGAAAACTAAGGCCTAGAAAGGAGAAGTGAATTGGCCAAAGCTCCCCAGCAAATGGGAGGTGTGGGTGAGTCTAGGACACCCTTCTGTTGTCTCTCCCTGGACCTTGAGCCTTCGCATCCTGGTGGCTTCCTTCAGTCTGGGAGATCTTGCCCGAGGTCACTATGTCACTAAAGGGTCACTCTCCTAGCAGCACATTCACATCTGCATAGCTGTCTAAAGGACACTCTTCTCGGGGGTTCCCCAGGGATGTCCCTCATCCCAGAACAGTGAGGGCAAGGCAGTTGGAAGCAGGACTGAGGTCTGGGCCCAGGAGTCACCCTCCCTGTGGACAGTCAGGTCCTGGAGAGGGCACGGAGGCAGCAGAGTCTCAGAGAGCAGGAGGACAAGCGTCAGAAAGGAGTGGTGCACTAAgtccacaggcagcagaggaCTCAGGAGAGGAGGTGGAGTCAGGCAAAGCTCtctgaggcaggagagagaaaATGTCCAGAAGGCAGAGGGGGAAGAAGCGCCCTGTGAAGGTGAGAATCCAGAAGCAGGAAGCCAGAGGCCAGGAGCCTGAGCCCTATGAGTAAGGCACACCCAGAGCTTGCAGATTCACAGATGTCAGAAGACTGTTCCAGAAGTCCCCGTGAGGACACCTCTGGGCCTTCTCCAAGCAAGACACTGCCACCAGACTCCCATCCCTGAAGCTTGCAAGGCCAGGGAAAGACTCTCTGCTCATTGGGACCCTCTGAGGGTTTTCTTTCTCCGTGATACCCCTCATCGCCCTGATATGGCGTCTAAGCCCCTTTGTCTGCAGCTCAGAGAGGGGAGATGGTCCACCTACAGTCACATGCCAGACCTTGAACCGTAGACGTCCATCTTTCTCACTAAGCCCTGAGCTAGATCCTGCCACATCTTCTCTCTGGCCCTCCGAAAGGGGGGACAAGACAGGCACTGGGATGTGTTACTTGAAGCAGAAGGAAGGTTTCCACACCTGGGCCTCGATCCCAGCATTCCGGGTGGAGAAGGAAGGCCTGGGGGCCTGCTTGGCTCGAGGAGACCACGCCCTGGAGGGAGACACGGGGGAGATATCACTGCTGTAGGTGGGGCTCACGGCAGTGGGCTGGAGGCTGTCCTGGACTGGGGCATTGTAGAGGCCTGGGGAGGAGCGGGAAGGCCGAGGAAGCGCAGGAGACGGTGGGAGGCCTGCTCTGGGCAGGTTGGGCACCAGGTCCAGGGAGCTAGGCTTGGCCGGGGAGGCAGCACGAGGTGAGACAGTGCGTGACGAAGCGCGTGACGAGGTGGCACGTGATGAGATCTTGGCAGGTTCCTTGACCGGCGACAGAGCATAGAGTGAAGGCCTCATCTGGTGTGGCTGCTGCTTGGTAGGCTCTGGGCGCAGGACTCCATTCTCTGGCAGATAGCCGTGGTAGAGAGAGGCAGGCGGAGTCCGCGCTGGGCTTAAGGACGCCACTCGGAAGCCCCCAGGGGCATTAGTGGTGTACTTCCAGGATGAAGGCAATGACATAGTAGGTGAAGGGCAGCGAGCCAATTCCGCATGGCCTGACGACTCTATGACGTATTTCTCCATCCGTGACTGGCGGCGGGCATAGAGCTCAGCCCCCTTCCCTGAGGCCTCTGAGAGATTCTGGTTGGGTTTGGGCTTCGGCTTAGCCTGGATACGGGGTGACTTGAGGCAGGAAGCCCATTCAGGGACAGTCTCCTCAGCTGCCGCAGGGCCGGACCTGTCCCGAGCTATTGGCTCCTGCTGGAAGTTGGAGGCCTCAGCTCCCAGGGCAAAGGGCTCGTCTTCCATGCCCACCTCCCCTTGGTCTCTCTGCCTCCGCTTCTCATCAGCTGTCTGCACGAGGTCCAGCAAGTCTGGATTCGGCGTCACCTTAGGCTTCTCCACGAACGTGAACATTGATTTCCGGCTGCCTCGGCGTGCCATAGATTCTTCCAAAATTCCTGTCTTGTTGGCAGGAACTACCTGGCCCTTCAAATGGGGAGGCTTGGGGTCAGAGCTGGGATACAGAGTAGAATAAGAGGGAGGAGACCTAACCTGGGAAGCCACGGGGGCTGTTGACAAAGTCTCCGCataggtggggggtggggtaaaGTTTCCTAAGGGGCGTCTCTCTACAACCGGGCTTCGCTGCCCAACCAGCCTCCTTTCTACCATGGGACTGCGGGCCATTATGTGCCTCTGTGGCTGGGGACTCCTATCCGCCATACTGCTAGCTGGGGGAGCCCAGGCCTTCTCTCCAAAATGTCGTCTTCCCATCATGGGACTTTGCTCTATCTGGCTGGTAGTCCCTGGCGACTGCATCCCAAATGGCCTGGCGGTCCTGTTGACCACGGATGCAGGCTTGGCTAGTGTGAGATGTACTTCACTATACACCTTAGTGGGCGTGGTGACAGCTGCATGTCCAGACACCTCTTGTTCTGCTGATGCCACTAGGGTGCTAGGCTGCATGCCAATGAGCAGAGAGCTGGACATGAGATCTGCAGCTGGTGgcccagagctggagaggggagtAGCTTCTCTAGAGAAGGGGCTGGCGGCAGATGGTGGAGCGGACACCTTGTCAATCAGGAGAATGCTGGACCTCACTTCCTCTGCTGGCACCGGGCGCTGCCCATCATCAGCGCTTGGAGTGTTGGGTTTGGAATCAAGCGTGCCATTCGGGGAACACTGTGTCTCAGATGAATTTTGTTGGACAGGGGTGATAGTGGCTGGGGGGTTTTGATTGACATCAGCGGTGGGTTGGTTGTGGTGGCTGTTAGAGGCTGCTGTGGTGAGCGTGGCATTGGGAGAGGAGGGGTTCTGGTTGATATCTGCAGCTGGGCTGGGCACTTCCTCCGTTTCAGGAGGGTTTGGTGAGGACTGCTGGGTCTCTCGGTTCTGGGACAGGTGCAGTCCATTAGCTGTCAGCAGGGCTGCATTCTCCTTTAAGTAAACTACCAATGGTACTTCTTCCTCCTCACTGGCAACCTTCTCCAGGTGCCGCAGCAGACTGGCTTCCTCTGAGTACCCCTCCATGATGTGGCCAGGGACCCCTCGGCTGGGGCTTTGGGAGCTGGAGTGCTTTGGAGAGCCTGGCTTCGATGGAGAGGTAGGATTCACACTAAGCCCTGGGGCATGGCCTATGGGGCTGGAAGGATGCCCTGTTTGAAGGGCCTCTTGGCTGAGCTTTGGTGACCTCTGGCCTCGGCTCTCCAAGGTGAACTCGTTCACCCTCTGCCTGCGCCTGTTGAAGAGCTGGACCCCTCGGGAGTTGGAGCTGGGAGGGGTGGTGAGCTGGGCTGCAATCCGCTGGCTCCTCTCCTTGGCCTCCTTCAGATCCTTTTCTGTGAAGCTGGTGCTCCGGCCCAAAGCTGCAGAGAACACAGGCCTGGTTAGCAAACGGACGTACGGACGGACGGACAGTCAGTCACTACGCCCTCCTACATCTCTTTGAAATCTGATCTTTGCTCCGTTTCCTAGAATCAGCGGTCATGAAGATACAAGGGTGAAGCTGATTGGCTGTCCAGAATAGCCTGTCTGTCCCTTTGGACTGCCCTGGAAGGTTGTAACACAGCACTTCTCCAAATGAGTCATGCCTCCAACTACATCTCCCATGGTCCCTCTGGCCACTGACCGCTCTCACCCCCTGAGAGTGTTTTACATCaactctgtctctcctctttacCTAAGAAGGGGAAGAGGCCGGAAGGCAAGGCTAAGGCCCCATATATGCTAGGAATATCCTCTTCCCCGACAGCACGCCCTCCCCTCAGGggccttcctgtctcctctccgaTCTCGTCTCTTCTTGCACAGCACTCATTCACCACTGTCCGAAATCAACGAGTTTGCTTATCTCCTGACTGACCATCCATCTCCTCACCTCAAGCACAGCTCCGAAGGCCTCGTCTGACGTGTTTACCTTTCTGACCTCAATTCCAAGAATAGATTCCCTAAAGATTCCCCAGTGTGCAAAGCCCAGGACACCTTACGCATTTCTCTCTTTATACTTTCAAAGTTTGGTCATTTGCTTGATATCATTTTAGAACTGGGCCACTAAGTTGTTTTTTAAGGCCTTTCAAATTTATCATTATTGATGTGGGGAGGCATGTACCATGtttacacatgtggaggtcagaggataattttgTCTCGTTCTACCTTTACacgggtcctgggaatcaaactcagacaccaggcttgcacagcaagtacctttacctgttgagccatctctcctgcccctaagACTTCTTTTTCGGAAAACATATTAATAtgcaggcatggtgatacatgcctataatcccagcacttgggaaagcagaggcaggaggatctttgcaagttctaggccagcccggtctacataacatgctccaggacaaccaggactaatgtctccaaaaaataaaatggttaaCACGTTTtagttctaaaaaataaaaacatgaaaaagtaGCCGTGTCCCCAACCCTAATTATAACACATCAAATCAAGAGACCACGATCCAGTTTCTCCTACACCCTTCCCCATTTTTTTCCTCTCACTTTTGTTaagataattatttaaaaatttgtacATGCTAACATAAGCCAAGTGATACCCTGGGCTAATGTCAACGCTCCCTGTGTTCATTCATCTTGTTCTCCCCAGTGTACTGAGAGGCAGCCACTGGGCAGCTGTGTGAAGAAGTTCAGAGATTCCTGACAGACCCAAGGCCGTACAGCTCCAGGTGGCAAAGGCTGAGTCACTCCATAGCTGTGCTCAAGGTCCTTCTGGGGAAAGAATCGGTGGGACATGGCAAGGACAGAGGTCACTGGTCGGCCTCCTAACAAGTGAGGTAATCATTTCTTTCTGCCCACAGTGCCCAGCTGGCACGCACTCCGGCTGCCATGCTGTTGaacaatgaataaacaaatagtCGCCTGAACAGATGAGTCACAGGCAGCTGGAGGGATCAGCCTATGACCAGGGTCACAGCTTACCCAGTGGCTGAGAAAACCCCTCCCCCACTGTGGGAAACTAATTAGCTCTTGAGGAATCTGACCCTGCCCTCTCTCCTAACTCACCCTAATTAGCCCTGGCCCTGACAGGCTGATGGGTCTCCAGGGACAGTCTTTCTAGGCATCTTGCCAGCCTGGCTCTGAGTTCGTGGACTCTGAGAGATGGGAGTGCCTCGATAGAGGAGATTGGTAGTTCACCATTATCCCATTTTATAGATAGGGAAACTGAGATCCAGAGAGTATCCCAGGGCAAAGTCGACTGGCCCCCATGCTGGGGTCAGCAGGTACAATCCTTGCTTCGTGGCTTTCTGGCTCTATCCTCCAGTCTACTACTCCTGTAGCTTCCCCCTCATGCCACAACGACAGCACATAGCCTACCCCACCTGTACCCCAACACCTGGTGGTATTCCTCTTCTGCCCCAGTTACCCCCTCTGTAAAACATAAAGGCTTTAGCCAGACCACTCCCCTGGGACAGCTGAAGATGAGGTTTCCAGGCACACAGGAAAGTCTTTAGGAAAGGTTTGGACCATGCAGTGACCGTCTCCCTCCTCTGTTCTGCTTTAAAACAGGTCTCCTGGCCCAAAGCCAAGTTCTCCGGCTGGGTTATCCCTAGGGCTCTGGCAAACTCTTATCCTCTCTCAGAGTCATGGGCTCTGAAAGGTTTGGGGGCCTCCATGAGGTCATACGTACAAGGGATCTGACATCATCAAGTCTAGGGCAAAGGGCAAAGAAGGCTCATGCTACCCCAGGAACAGCAGGCCCCTGTGACCCGACTCTGCTCATGAGGACAGACATTTCCCAATCCTTATCCTGCAAAGCACATTTCATTCACAGCACAGATCAGGATCCTGAAAGCCTCACATCAGGGGACTCTGGAGACATGGAGAAGCACCACAGAGTCTCAGCAGCTTGGAGGTGGTTGTCATGGTACAATTCTCCACTCGATTCTTGCATCCCTAAAGCCAACACCCCTACATGTGCAAAACTTATTGACACACCCATGTGGCATGGACTCGTGACTTAGTGTGTTTCTGCTCTACCCCCAACCCCGGCCACACCAGCGAACAGCTTCTCCTTGCAACCTGACAGTCCTGCAGAGATTCACGGGGGCAACCCCATCATGTGTGACCCAGGACACGGGGCCCACCAATGTTCCTTCTGACACACTTGTAGCAATTTGCAGCTAGCACTGATTAAGTGCATGCTACCTGCGCCCCCCTCTCACTGTGACCCTATAGGGCACAACCTGCTATTGTGCACTTGGTGTTGATGGGAAAAACCAAAGGCCAGAACAGGAAGGTGAGCTATCCAACAGTACAGAGTTACCTTTGCAGAGAGCTAGGTAACTGGCTAGCAGGATCCCACAGGGTAAGGCAGATAGAAAGTGATCTGGTGTTTGAACGTCCAGCTACTCCATGTCCTTGCACATTGCTGCTTCCTCCTTACTTTCCTGCTTCAGGGCCAGTCCTGTGTGCCCGACCCGCATgcctcacatatacacactactcCTCAACCCTCTGGCTTCCAATGGCAGTATGAAAGACCCTTGGGGAGAAGCCAGCTTGGGAAGCTCAGGAAAAACAAGGGTCACAAAGAGGAGATGGCCCAGGATCTAGACTGCTGACCTCCGGCCAGGCTAGTCATAGTCTGAATTGCTCTAGATGACCCTCCCCTCCTATGAGATCAGAGCTGCCCCTAAGCTCCAAGAAGAATGGCAGAAAGGGCCTGGGGCGGGGGTGTTAGCCTCCCTTCTAGTGGAGTCCTGAACCCTGGGCCAGCTGCAGTGCACATAAAAGAAATTCAACAAGAGGTTTGGAGTCAACCCAGCCAACTACTAGCATGGCAATTTTTGGTCACCCTACACAATCATGGGGGTAGGATAGAACAGGACTTGACCAACCAAAGGTACCCCAGGGTCCCTTGTCACAGGCAACAGGGGATGTTCCAACTGAAGTCTCCTAAGGCAATGTCACCCCTGCCAATAGCAAACTTGTCTAAGATTGTGCATCTTGGTTTCAGAGAGATCAGAGGTGAGCCAGGGCCACAGGAACCAGCAGTCCTCACTGCCTGGCTGCCCTTGCAGTAGTTGGTGCCCTTTTTCCTAGCCTAGATCACTGAAGGCCTATATAGAGCTCTAGAGAACAGCCCTGAATACAGGCCTTCAAAGAAGGATGGAGCgtagacaaagagaagagagctACCTGGGGACAGGTAGGACGGGGTAGATCCGGAGTGGAGGAGAGGCTTAAAGACAGAACATTGCCCCAGGGCGGTAGGGATGCTAGGGTACAGGCCCTACATGGCCCCCAAATGC is a window of Rattus norvegicus strain BN/NHsdMcwi chromosome 18, GRCr8, whole genome shotgun sequence DNA encoding:
- the Synpo gene encoding synaptopodin, whose amino-acid sequence is MEGYSEEASLLRHLEKVASEEEEVPLVVYLKENAALLTANGLHLSQNRETQQSSPNPPETEEVPSPAADINQNPSSPNATLTTAASNSHHNQPTADVNQNPPATITPVQQNSSETQCSPNGTLDSKPNTPSADDGQRPVPAEEVRSSILLIDKVSAPPSAASPFSREATPLSSSGPPAADLMSSSLLIGMQPSTLVASAEQEVSGHAAVTTPTKVYSEVHLTLAKPASVVNRTARPFGMQSPGTTSQIEQSPMMGRRHFGEKAWAPPASSMADRSPQPQRHIMARSPMVERRLVGQRSPVVERRPLGNFTPPPTYAETLSTAPVASQVRSPPSYSTLYPSSDPKPPHLKGQVVPANKTGILEESMARRGSRKSMFTFVEKPKVTPNPDLLDLVQTADEKRRQRDQGEVGMEDEPFALGAEASNFQQEPIARDRSGPAAAEETVPEWASCLKSPRIQAKPKPKPNQNLSEASGKGAELYARRQSRMEKYVIESSGHAELARCPSPTMSLPSSWKYTTNAPGGFRVASLSPARTPPASLYHGYLPENGVLRPEPTKQQPHQMRPSLYALSPVKEPAKISSRATSSRASSRTVSPRAASPAKPSSLDLVPNLPRAGLPPSPALPRPSRSSPGLYNAPVQDSLQPTAVSPTYSSDISPVSPSRAWSPRAKQAPRPSFSTRNAGIEAQVWKPSFCFK